One window of the Mixophyes fleayi isolate aMixFle1 chromosome 6, aMixFle1.hap1, whole genome shotgun sequence genome contains the following:
- the LOC142095264 gene encoding transmembrane protein 176B-like, with the protein MKPLSTIMTEKGNVSCETPEGTVINININQRSVLDCLLDTIRTLMTLKKSATDTKPTSGAAPGARLGLGVCLITLGCISVMLAVIICVVQPSMAMYYAGTHFWVGFPFIVSGALNVVSYRYPKACWGVLAFLGLLASLGVSIGGIVATSDDLNRYWWNDLVSVCDKLRNGPDNYSPYGYRVTSPPRDYYGSDWDLTRCKTTLQQYQNLMYGLAIMSILMMIWGLCISIIGLGCRLKALCCGCTSETPVEEKDEPLISPNPYW; encoded by the exons ATGAAGCCACTTAGCACAATAATGACTGAAAAAGGGAATGTCTCCTGCGAGACTCCAGAGGGAACTGTGATAAACATTAACATTAATCAGCGCTCTGTCTTGGATTGCCTGCTGGATACCATTCGGACCCTCATGACCTTGAAAAAATCTGCTACGGACACAAAGCCGACCAGTGGGGCCGCTCCTGGAGCACGTCTAGGACTTGGG GTCTGCTTGATCACTTTGGGCTGTATCAGTGTCATGCTGGCTGTTATAATCTGTGTTGTACAGCCAAGTATGGCCATGTACTATGCTGGGACCCACTTTTGGGTAGGATTTCCG ttcatTGTATCTGGAGCGCTGAATGTTGTATCCTACAGATATCCAAAGGCATGCTGG GGTGTACTTGCCTTCCTCGGTCTGTTGGCCAGCCTTGGTGTTTCTATTGGGGGCATAGTCGCTACCAGTGATGATTTAAACAGATATTGGTGGAATGACCTTGTTTCTGTCTGTGACAAGCTTCGCAATGGGCCAGACAACTACAGTCCATATGGTTATAGAGTGACCAGTCCTCCCAGAGACTACTATGGCTCAGACTGGGATCTGACCAGATGCAAGACGACACTTCAGCAATACCAG AACCTAATGTATGGCTTGGCAATTATGAGCATTCTCATGATGATCTGGGGGCTCTGCATATCTATCATTGGTCTGGGCTGCAGACTGAAAGCTTTGTGTTGTGGCTGCACATCTGAG ACGCCAGTTGAAGAGAAAGATGAACCTCTGATATCGCCAAATCCCTACTGGTGA